One segment of Manihot esculenta cultivar AM560-2 chromosome 4, M.esculenta_v8, whole genome shotgun sequence DNA contains the following:
- the LOC110613323 gene encoding uncharacterized protein LOC110613323, which yields MPTTPKTNRQGQDMEKSRKNRLTKKASSFHGRIPVELPESRIRRPNTLPDLLGGRRMAEVSTETKPKLTKLLFNVTIQGSVGAVQVLMSPECIVGELIAAAIRQYAKEGRRTIFSSDPSKFNLHYSQFSLESLHREEKLIDLGSRNFFLCPKKTVIDRENESGSSSRGGDVTKTASSSSCSKEVGVAKTGYPWLKFMDFLL from the exons ATGCCGACGACACCGAAGACTAACCGGCAAGGACAAGACATGGAGAAGAGCCGGAAGAACAGGCTAACAAAGAAGGCGTCATCTTTCCACGGGAGGATACCGGTTGAATTGCCAGAGTCGAGGATTCGGCGTCCAAATACGTTACCTGACTTGCTCGGAGGCAGGAGGATGGCCGAAGTAAGCACGGAGACGAAACCGAAGTTGACGAAGCTGCTATTCAACGTGACGATTCAAGGAAGTGTTGGTGCCGTACAGGTTTTGATGTCGCCGGAATGCATAGTCGGCGAACTGATCGCTGCTGCTATCCGACAATACGCGAAGGAAGGCCGCCGCACTATTTTTTCATCCGATCCTTCCAAATTCAATCTCCATTACTCGCAATTCAGCTTAGAAA GTTTGCACAGAGAAGAAAAGCTAATAGATTTGGGATCGAGGAACTTCTTTCTCTGCCCGAAAAAGACGGTGATTGACCGTGAAAATGAGAGTGGAAGTTCTTCCAGAGGCGGCGATGTGACAAAAACGGCGTCGTCTTCATCTTGCTCAAAAGAAGTTGGAGTTGCTAAAACTGGCTATCCTTGGTTAAAATTCATGGATTTCTTGCTGTAA
- the LOC110613322 gene encoding histone deacetylase HDT1 isoform X1, producing the protein MNFCSGNMICIEVKAGEPVKVTPDPETIIHLSQAALGESKKGNESVPLFLKIDDKKIVLGTLSPENIPQLPFDLVFEREVELSHNWKSGSVYFCGYKSQLPEEDVFSEEDSEDEEPFPLMNADNGNVQPVVENTKPAKAKANVSKPDSSVKQKAKPVDPKKEIKAEDESDDDESDEQDSSDEEGDSDEEMSEDSEEEGDSESEDEETPKKAEKGKKRPNESATKTPVPSKKIKSVTPQKTDGKKGGHTATPHPAKGGGKAAANGSNTKAQTPKSGGQFACKSCERSFASDVALQSHSKAKHGGK; encoded by the exons ATGAACTTTTGTTCTGGGAACATGATAT GTATTGAGGTCAAGGCTGGGGAGCCTGTCAAAGTAACACCTGATCCTGAAACCATCATACATCTCTCTCAG GCAGCTCTAGGAGAGTCGAAGAAAGGAAATGAATCAGTGCCCCTTTTTCTAAAGATTGATGATAAGAAAATTGTATTGGGAACTCTTTCTCCTGAAAACATCCCTCAGTTgccttttgatttggtttttGAAAGAGAGGTTGAGCTATCTCACAACTGGAAAAGTGGGAGTGTCTACTTCTGTGGTTATAAAAGTCAATTGCCAGAAGAAGA TGTTTTTTCTG AGGAAGATTCAGAAGATGAAGAGCCATTCCCATTGATGAATGCAGACAATG gaaATGTTCAGCCTGTGGTTGAGAATACCAAGCCTGCCAAGGCAAAGGCTAATGTTTCAAAGCCTGATTCTTCTGTGAAACAAAAGGCTAAGCCAGTAGATCCAAAGAAGGAAATCAAAGCTGAGGATGAATCTGATGATGATGAGTCTGATGAGCAAGATTCTTCTGATGAAGAAGGTGATTCTGATGAG GAAATGTCTGAAGATTCAGAGGAAGAAGGTGATTCTGAGAGTGAAGATGAGGAGACTCCGAAGAAG gcTGAGAAAGGCAAGAAGAGACCCAATGAGTCTGCAACAAAGACCCCTGTGCCCTCAAAGAAGATAAAGTCAGTTACTCCTCAGAAGACAG ATGGTAAGAAGGGAGGGCATACTGCAACTCCTCATCCAGCCAAGGGTGGTGGAAAAGCTGCTGCAAACGGCAGCAATACTAAAGCACAGACCCCAAAATCTGGTGGCCAGTTCGCTTGCAAATCCTGTGAAAG GTCATTCGCCTCAGATGTTGCTCTGCAGTCTCACTCAAAGGCCAAGCATGGTGGAAAGTAA
- the LOC110613322 gene encoding histone deacetylase HDT1 isoform X2, producing the protein MEFWGIEVKAGEPVKVTPDPETIIHLSQAALGESKKGNESVPLFLKIDDKKIVLGTLSPENIPQLPFDLVFEREVELSHNWKSGSVYFCGYKSQLPEEDVFSEEDSEDEEPFPLMNADNGNVQPVVENTKPAKAKANVSKPDSSVKQKAKPVDPKKEIKAEDESDDDESDEQDSSDEEGDSDEEMSEDSEEEGDSESEDEETPKKAEKGKKRPNESATKTPVPSKKIKSVTPQKTDGKKGGHTATPHPAKGGGKAAANGSNTKAQTPKSGGQFACKSCERSFASDVALQSHSKAKHGGK; encoded by the exons ATGGAATTCTGGG GTATTGAGGTCAAGGCTGGGGAGCCTGTCAAAGTAACACCTGATCCTGAAACCATCATACATCTCTCTCAG GCAGCTCTAGGAGAGTCGAAGAAAGGAAATGAATCAGTGCCCCTTTTTCTAAAGATTGATGATAAGAAAATTGTATTGGGAACTCTTTCTCCTGAAAACATCCCTCAGTTgccttttgatttggtttttGAAAGAGAGGTTGAGCTATCTCACAACTGGAAAAGTGGGAGTGTCTACTTCTGTGGTTATAAAAGTCAATTGCCAGAAGAAGA TGTTTTTTCTG AGGAAGATTCAGAAGATGAAGAGCCATTCCCATTGATGAATGCAGACAATG gaaATGTTCAGCCTGTGGTTGAGAATACCAAGCCTGCCAAGGCAAAGGCTAATGTTTCAAAGCCTGATTCTTCTGTGAAACAAAAGGCTAAGCCAGTAGATCCAAAGAAGGAAATCAAAGCTGAGGATGAATCTGATGATGATGAGTCTGATGAGCAAGATTCTTCTGATGAAGAAGGTGATTCTGATGAG GAAATGTCTGAAGATTCAGAGGAAGAAGGTGATTCTGAGAGTGAAGATGAGGAGACTCCGAAGAAG gcTGAGAAAGGCAAGAAGAGACCCAATGAGTCTGCAACAAAGACCCCTGTGCCCTCAAAGAAGATAAAGTCAGTTACTCCTCAGAAGACAG ATGGTAAGAAGGGAGGGCATACTGCAACTCCTCATCCAGCCAAGGGTGGTGGAAAAGCTGCTGCAAACGGCAGCAATACTAAAGCACAGACCCCAAAATCTGGTGGCCAGTTCGCTTGCAAATCCTGTGAAAG GTCATTCGCCTCAGATGTTGCTCTGCAGTCTCACTCAAAGGCCAAGCATGGTGGAAAGTAA
- the LOC110613619 gene encoding histone deacetylase HDT1-like: MVNEAKGSCLTLVSEYGIEVKAGEPVKVTPYPETIIHLSQIVLGTLSPENIPQLPFDLVFEREVELSHNWKSGSVYFCGYKSQLPEEEYPSPVANCLFPLIYFLSIVVLNSVFSLKHPEEDSEDEEPFPLMNADNACQGKANVSKPVEPNKEIKAEDESDNDDESDEEEQEDSAYEEGDTDEGSKVFRKFPCNSQVVESNQLAIIIYELILHQISLRYFPS, from the exons ATGGTTAATGAAGCTAAAGGAAGTTGTTTAACATTAGTTTCTGAGTATG GTATTGAGGTCAAGGCTGGGGAGCCTGTCAAAGTAACACCTTATCCTGAAACCATCATACATCTCTCTCAG ATTGTATTGGGAACTCTTTCTCCTGAAAACATCCCTCAGTTgccttttgatttggtttttGAAAGAGAGGTTGAGCTATCTCACAACTGGAAAAGTGGGAGTGTCTACTTCTGTGGTTATAAAAGTCAATTGCCAGAAGAAGAATATCCTTCACCAGTTGCAAATTGTCTTTTTCCTCTT ATATATTTTCTGTCCATTGTGGTTTTAAATTCTGTATTTTCGCTGAAGCACCCTG AGGAAGATTCAGAAGATGAAGAGCCATTCCCATTGATGAATGCAGACAATG CCTGCCAAGGGAAGGCTAATGTTTCGAAGCCAGTAGAGCCAAACAAAGAAATCAAAGCTGAGGATGAATCTGACAATGATGACGAGTCTGATGAAGAAGAGCAGGAAGATTCTGCATACGAAGAAGGTGATACCGACGAG GGTTCAAAGGTGTTCAGGAAATTTCCTTGCAACTCTCAAGTTGTTGAATCCAACCAGTTAGCCATTATCATATATGAACTGATTTTACATCAAATCAGTTTAAGATATTTCCCATCTTAG
- the LOC110613320 gene encoding protein ROOT PRIMORDIUM DEFECTIVE 1 — MRIFISFILLKFNTKTLKSVQSTPYNLTFMKSMSQSTSIPRKQQRVRDYGYDNYMEIEKKTRKVLKFQSLILSQINQNVPISRLDNLARRLGFKLYEAGSFVLKFPHVFEVYEHPVQRILYCRLTRKALLQIQQEKEALIAQIPDAVTRLRKLIMMSNTGRLRLEHVRIARSEFGLPDDFEYSVVLKNPQYFRLIDADETRNKYIEIVDRDLKLAVCAIEKAREREYREKGMNAEDIRFSFIINFPPGFKIGKYYRIAVWKWQRTPYWSPYEDISGYDLRSIEAQKRLEKRAVATIHELLSLTVEKKITLERIAHFRMAMNLPNKLKEFCLQHQGIFYVSTRGNHGKLHTVFLREAYKKGELVEPNDLYLARRKLGELVLISPRKAKVDAELVSYRRDREGDELEQLGRDYVENNFEASKDVQDGEYEDDLNSDLDSDVGTDYTDNDFSVLPRI; from the coding sequence ATGCGTATTTTCATTTCCTTCATTCTCCTCAAattcaataccaaaaccctaAAATCTGTACAATCCACTCCCTACAACCTCACTTTCATGAAGTCAATGTCCCAATCCACTTCCATTCCCAGAAAGCAGCAGCGAGTGCGCGACTATGGCTACGACAATTACATGGAAATCGAGAAGAAAACCCGCAAGGTCCTCAAGTTCCAGTCCCTAATTCTATCCCAAATCAACCAAAATGTACCAATTTCTCGCCTTGACAATCTCGCTCGCCGCCTCGGTTTTAAACTGTACGAGGCCGGCTCTTTTGTATTGAAATTCCCCCACGTCTTCGAAGTCTATGAGCATCCTGTTCAACGGATCCTCTACTGTCGTTTAACCCGCAAAGCCCTTCTTCAAATTCAACAAGAAAAGGAAGCCTTGATTGCCCAGATACCCGATGCTGTCACCCGCTTAAGGAAACTGATAATGATGTCGAACACTGGTCGGCTGCGATTGGAGCATGTAAGGATTGCCAGGTCTGAATTTGGATTGCCTGATGATTTTGAGTACTCTGTTGTTCTTAAAAATCCTCAGTATTTTAGACTAATAGATGCTGATGAAACGAGGAATAAGTATATAGAGATTGTTGACAGAGACCTCAAATTAGCTGTTTGCGCAATAGAGAAAGCTAGGGAGAGAGAGTACAGGGAGAAAGGGATGAATGCTGAGGATATTCGGTTTTCGTTTATCATCAATTTTCCTCCCGGGTTTAAGATAGGAAAGTATTACAGGATTGCAGTGTGGAAATGGCAAAGAACACCGTATTGGTCACCTTATGAGGATATTTCTGGATATGATTTGAGGTCAATTGAGGCTCAGAAGAGGTTGGAGAAGAGAGCAGTAGCAACTATTCATGAATTGTTGTCATTGACAGTGGAGAAGAAAATCACACTGGAGAGGATAGCACATTTTAGAATGGCTATGAATTTGCCTAACAAGTTGAAGGAATTTTGCCTTCAGCATCAGGGGATATTTTATGTCTCAACAAGAGGGAATCATGGTAAGCTGCATACAGTGTTTCTTAGGGAGGCTTATAAGAAAGGGGAATTGGTAGAGCCAAATGATTTGTATTTAGCGAGGAGGAAGTTGGGTGAGTTAGTTTTGATAAGTCCAAGGAAGGCAAAAGTGGATGCAGAGCTGGTTAGCTATAGAAGGGATAGAGAAGGTGATGAATTGGAGCAACTTGGAAGAGACTACGTGGAAAATAATTTTGAGGCTAGCAAGGATGTGCAAGATGGAGAGTATGAGGATGATTTGAACTCAGACTTGGACAGCGATGTTGGCACTGATTATACTGATAATGATTTTTCAGTATTACCACGTATATAA